Proteins found in one Venturia canescens isolate UGA chromosome 8, ASM1945775v1, whole genome shotgun sequence genomic segment:
- the LOC122415178 gene encoding mucosa-associated lymphoid tissue lymphoma translocation protein 1-like isoform X2 has protein sequence MYKYDEEMSIEYLPATAYTQLVKELSNESAWKLLAENVAEHLEIVGASWLNTLEDSGNSSKKSAENLLFQLNTRMCTVGILSTLLEDCNLLGALSILRQPEPLIIEQQPNASGDILEVALGTTLKLICRAKGLPPPKYAWYHNNTKLENRTSEELSIKIENVNQQGEYRCKVLQFEIDGTRMNKKLSSIVYVRMKPTRIEIEKQPIPFLEVRKGDSFTLDCLVKCHPVPKYQWFRDNTKLEGQNTNVLRFDKFDSKHEGKYHCYITNEVSEACTQRSNVIIDLPREKAVAKIALLIANEDYEHQEKLGTPKNDVTKLAHILEEIGFKVVCLLNLNAIQMRNAIRVFCSALIEGVYGFFYFAGHGFKMQESYMLPIDAPKSYLRRDAVCESELLAISLSTDPALLVVVLDTCQTVPPKECNPEIHAEIPKVNEYGSGKNLRNLIQAYSTSSHRPSYERQSNECGLYLTHLSKYITRDMIVQKVFEETAKSIDVWFKGKERNQIPMFALTVTKPFRLTDAMYHKTPPPAVQRLIKSVEFPTKSLEVIFQQAGVRYTAKLGQYAKPFLNSMFVTICDVTNYTVNFHNSVPMKRINLFKSASKDECWLLNPQSSKGPIVVSLERNGKPVSAILLPVVDHVPAFLRQLDITVTDTKV, from the exons ATGTATAAGTACGACGAGGAAATGTCAATTGAATATTTGCCAGCAACGGCATACACTCAATTGGTTAAAGAATTAAGCAACGAATCAGCTTGGAAGCTGCTTGCGGAAAATGTGGCCGAACACTTGGAGATTGTCGG AGCATCATGGTTAAATACTCTGGAGGACAGTGGAAACTCGTCAAAAAAATCTGCAGAAAATCTGCTCTTCCAACTGAATACAAGAATGTGCACTGTCGGAATTCTCAGTACTTTGCTGGAAGATTGCAATCTATTGGGAGCTCTTTCGATTCTACGCCAACCAG AACCTTTGATCATCGAGCAGCAGCCTAATGCTTCGGGAGATATTTTGGAAGTAGCTTTAGGTACAACTTTGAAGCTCATTTGCAGAGCCAAAGGATTGCCGCCACCGAAATATGCCTGGTACCACAATAACACTAAACTGGAGAACCGAACGAGCGAAGAATTGAGCATAAAAATTGAGAA tgTAAATCAACAAGGCGAATACCGATGCAAGGTATTACAATTTGAGATTGACGGAAcgagaatgaataaaaaattatcgtcAATCGTTTACGTGAGAATGAAACCAACTCGAatagaaatagaaaaacaacCAATTCCATTCCTCGAAGTACGGAAAGGCGATAGCTTCACACTCGATTGCCTTGTAAAATGTCATCCTGTTCCAAAATATCAATGGTTTCGTGACAACACGAAATTGGAGGGTCAAAACACAAATGTGCTTCGA TTCGATAAATTTGACTCGAAACACGAAGGGAAATACCATTGCTACATCACCAATGAGGTCAGCGAAGCTTGTACTCAAAGAAGCAACGTTATC ATCGATTTGCCACGGGAGAAAGCTGTGGCAAAAATAGCACTATTAATTGCCAACGAGGATTACGAGCATCAAGAAAAATTGGGAACGCCCAAAAACGATGTTACCAAACTTGCTCATATTCTCGAAGAAATAGGATTCAAAGTCGTTTgtttattaaatttgaatGCCATACAAATGCGGAATGCTATTCGCGTTTTTTGTTCGGCTCTAATCGAAGGAGTTTACG gttttttctattttgctGGTCACGGTTTTAAGATGCAGGAAAGTTACATGCTCCCAATCGATGCACCAAAGTCTTACTTGAGACGCGACGCAGTTTGCGAGAGCGAATTATTGGCAATTTCGTTGTCAACCGATCCAGCACTTTTGGTTGTCGTGCTGGACACTTGTCAAACTGTTCCTCCCaa AGAATGTAATCCAGAAATTCACGCCGAAATACCGAAAGTAAATGAGTAcggaagtggaaaaaatttacgCAATTTGATCCAGGCCTATTCGACTTCGAGTCATCGACCGAGTTACGAAAGACAGAGCAACGAATGTGGATTGTATCTAACCCATCTGAGTAAATATATCACGCGGGATATGATCGTACAGAAAGTCTTTGAAGAGACCGCGAAAt CAATTGACGTCTGGTTCAAGGGGAAAGAACGCAATCAAATACCAATGTTTGCTCTCACAGTCACGAAGCCTTTCCGACTCACCGACGCAATGTACCATA AAACGCCACCTCCAGCTGTTCAAAGATTGATCAAATCGGTAGAGTTCCCAACAAAAAGTTTAGAGGTCATTTTCCAACAAGCGGGAGTTCGATATACAGCGAAACTGGGCCAATACGCCAAACCTTTCTTGAATAGTATGTTCGTCACGATATGTGATGTGACCAATTATACGGTCAATTTCCACAATTCCGTGCCGATGAAACGGATCAATTTGTTCAAGAGTGCAAGCAAGGATGAGTGCTGGTTGCTCAATCCCCAAAGTTCTAAG GGACCAATCGTCGTTTCGCTGGAAAGAAACGGAAAACCTGTGAGTGCAATCCTGCTACCGGTTGTTGATCACGTGCCAGCTTTTTTGCGTCAGTTAGATATTACAGTGACAGACACAAAAGTGTGA
- the LOC122415182 gene encoding uncharacterized protein: protein MIVANIYKNLCRPRILSHYGRSLANLCNVSSRIFTPKCKSTTIRNMDRIFFSPYKNYSTESEAKPEAVALPPISGFPPSLWPKIFTTLKNYFIINMVIKSKIDKEFNEDDFVCATKQALLVISRALASEDYDQLNGLVTVDVIDTLRNNISRLNYEQKKCIAVQEGDIYLSFPSSVSIEEENDRKVVEIGVVHHYMQGFGLMKDQAVTLNSLSAYQDRIYIANYRFHRDYSEGSEASWIVNAVNHFSPQLAYQYQQN, encoded by the exons CCAGAATTCTGAGCCACTACGGTCGCTCACTTGCAAATTTGTGTAACGTGTCTAGTAGAATATTTACCCCAAAATGCAAGTCAACGACGATACGAAATAtggatagaatttttttttctccatacaAAAATTATAGTACCGAATCTGAAGCGAAACCCGAGGCTGTCGCTTTACCACCAATTTCAGGTTTTCCACCCTCGCTATGGCCCAAAATCTTCACTACCCTCAAAAATTACTTCATTATCAATATGGTGATCAAATCAAAAATCGACAAAGAATTCAACGAAGACGATTTTGTGTGTGCTACTAAACAG gctCTTCTGGTTATATCGAGAGCTCTAGCTAGCGAAGATTATGATCAGCTCAACGGTCTTGTAACAGTAGACGTTATAGACACATTGAGAAACAATATTAGCAGGCTGAATTATGAACAGAAAAAGTGCATAGCAGTGCAAGAGGGAGACATTTATCTGTCATTCCCAAGTAGTGTCAGTATTGAGGAGG AAAACGATCGTAAGGTTGTTGAAATAGGTGTGGTTCATCATTACATGCAGGGATTTGGTCTTATGAAGGATCAGGCAGTAACTTTGAATTCACTGTCTGCATATCAGGATCGAATATACATTGCGAATTATCGTTTCCATCGAGACTATTCTGAAGGCAGTGAAGCGTCGTGGATCGTCAACGCTGTTAACCATTTTTCACCTCAACTCGct tatCAATATCAGCAGAACTGA
- the LOC122415178 gene encoding mucosa-associated lymphoid tissue lymphoma translocation protein 1-like isoform X1, translated as MYKYDEEMSIEYLPATAYTQLVKELSNESAWKLLAENVAEHLEIVGASWLNTLEDSGNSSKKSAENLLFQLNTRMCTVGILSTLLEDCNLLGALSILRQPEPLIIEQQPNASGDILEVALGTTLKLICRAKGLPPPKYAWYHNNTKLENRTSEELSIKIENVNQQGEYRCKVLQFEIDGTRMNKKLSSIVYVRMKPTRIEIEKQPIPFLEVRKGDSFTLDCLVKCHPVPKYQWFRDNTKLEGQNTNVLRFDKFDSKHEGKYHCYITNEVSEACTQRSNVIIDLPREKAVAKIALLIANEDYEHQEKLGTPKNDVTKLAHILEEIGFKVVCLLNLNAIQMRNAIRVFCSALIEGVYGDLRILQSFQTRHQILIDKYIFHQANSKNLIFPFSGFFYFAGHGFKMQESYMLPIDAPKSYLRRDAVCESELLAISLSTDPALLVVVLDTCQTVPPKECNPEIHAEIPKVNEYGSGKNLRNLIQAYSTSSHRPSYERQSNECGLYLTHLSKYITRDMIVQKVFEETAKSIDVWFKGKERNQIPMFALTVTKPFRLTDAMYHKTPPPAVQRLIKSVEFPTKSLEVIFQQAGVRYTAKLGQYAKPFLNSMFVTICDVTNYTVNFHNSVPMKRINLFKSASKDECWLLNPQSSKGPIVVSLERNGKPVSAILLPVVDHVPAFLRQLDITVTDTKV; from the exons ATGTATAAGTACGACGAGGAAATGTCAATTGAATATTTGCCAGCAACGGCATACACTCAATTGGTTAAAGAATTAAGCAACGAATCAGCTTGGAAGCTGCTTGCGGAAAATGTGGCCGAACACTTGGAGATTGTCGG AGCATCATGGTTAAATACTCTGGAGGACAGTGGAAACTCGTCAAAAAAATCTGCAGAAAATCTGCTCTTCCAACTGAATACAAGAATGTGCACTGTCGGAATTCTCAGTACTTTGCTGGAAGATTGCAATCTATTGGGAGCTCTTTCGATTCTACGCCAACCAG AACCTTTGATCATCGAGCAGCAGCCTAATGCTTCGGGAGATATTTTGGAAGTAGCTTTAGGTACAACTTTGAAGCTCATTTGCAGAGCCAAAGGATTGCCGCCACCGAAATATGCCTGGTACCACAATAACACTAAACTGGAGAACCGAACGAGCGAAGAATTGAGCATAAAAATTGAGAA tgTAAATCAACAAGGCGAATACCGATGCAAGGTATTACAATTTGAGATTGACGGAAcgagaatgaataaaaaattatcgtcAATCGTTTACGTGAGAATGAAACCAACTCGAatagaaatagaaaaacaacCAATTCCATTCCTCGAAGTACGGAAAGGCGATAGCTTCACACTCGATTGCCTTGTAAAATGTCATCCTGTTCCAAAATATCAATGGTTTCGTGACAACACGAAATTGGAGGGTCAAAACACAAATGTGCTTCGA TTCGATAAATTTGACTCGAAACACGAAGGGAAATACCATTGCTACATCACCAATGAGGTCAGCGAAGCTTGTACTCAAAGAAGCAACGTTATC ATCGATTTGCCACGGGAGAAAGCTGTGGCAAAAATAGCACTATTAATTGCCAACGAGGATTACGAGCATCAAGAAAAATTGGGAACGCCCAAAAACGATGTTACCAAACTTGCTCATATTCTCGAAGAAATAGGATTCAAAGTCGTTTgtttattaaatttgaatGCCATACAAATGCGGAATGCTATTCGCGTTTTTTGTTCGGCTCTAATCGAAGGAGTTTACGGTGATTTACGAATTTTGCAAAGTTTTCAAACACGCCACCAAATTCTAATTgacaaatacatttttcatcaagCGAACAgtaaaaatctcatttttcctttttcaggttttttctattttgctGGTCACGGTTTTAAGATGCAGGAAAGTTACATGCTCCCAATCGATGCACCAAAGTCTTACTTGAGACGCGACGCAGTTTGCGAGAGCGAATTATTGGCAATTTCGTTGTCAACCGATCCAGCACTTTTGGTTGTCGTGCTGGACACTTGTCAAACTGTTCCTCCCaa AGAATGTAATCCAGAAATTCACGCCGAAATACCGAAAGTAAATGAGTAcggaagtggaaaaaatttacgCAATTTGATCCAGGCCTATTCGACTTCGAGTCATCGACCGAGTTACGAAAGACAGAGCAACGAATGTGGATTGTATCTAACCCATCTGAGTAAATATATCACGCGGGATATGATCGTACAGAAAGTCTTTGAAGAGACCGCGAAAt CAATTGACGTCTGGTTCAAGGGGAAAGAACGCAATCAAATACCAATGTTTGCTCTCACAGTCACGAAGCCTTTCCGACTCACCGACGCAATGTACCATA AAACGCCACCTCCAGCTGTTCAAAGATTGATCAAATCGGTAGAGTTCCCAACAAAAAGTTTAGAGGTCATTTTCCAACAAGCGGGAGTTCGATATACAGCGAAACTGGGCCAATACGCCAAACCTTTCTTGAATAGTATGTTCGTCACGATATGTGATGTGACCAATTATACGGTCAATTTCCACAATTCCGTGCCGATGAAACGGATCAATTTGTTCAAGAGTGCAAGCAAGGATGAGTGCTGGTTGCTCAATCCCCAAAGTTCTAAG GGACCAATCGTCGTTTCGCTGGAAAGAAACGGAAAACCTGTGAGTGCAATCCTGCTACCGGTTGTTGATCACGTGCCAGCTTTTTTGCGTCAGTTAGATATTACAGTGACAGACACAAAAGTGTGA